From Pararhodobacter zhoushanensis, the proteins below share one genomic window:
- a CDS encoding GSCFA domain-containing protein, with amino-acid sequence MDHPYNSQPDSAFWRRAIGDRAPDEIGGWYTKRFALDGKVIATAGSCFAQHIGRQLRDAGFAYVDKEPPPAGLPAEEHLDWGYSMYSARYGNIYTSRQLVQLIDRAEGRFSPVEDWWEKDGGIVDPFRPTIEPEPFGSVDEMRALRKEHLEAVSEVFTTADVLVFTMGLTEAWLSKRDGACYPLCPGTAGGTYDDSLHRLQNLGSAEVRADMEEFLAKVRAINPKLEILLTVSPVSMMATATPRQVSVATVYTKSVLRAVAGELFDAHESIDYFPSYDMVTGPAARGSFYKPGMREVTAEGVDYVMRHFLAEHVPGEKPALALPLPAADPAAAQPPADAPRPAPRRAPPSGAAPQVSDEDIKCDEELLNAFGRQNGA; translated from the coding sequence ATGGATCATCCCTATAACAGCCAGCCCGACAGCGCCTTCTGGCGGCGCGCCATTGGCGACCGCGCACCGGATGAGATCGGCGGCTGGTACACCAAGCGTTTCGCGCTCGATGGCAAGGTCATCGCGACGGCGGGCAGCTGCTTTGCCCAACACATCGGTCGCCAGTTGCGCGATGCCGGTTTCGCCTATGTCGACAAAGAGCCGCCACCGGCGGGCTTGCCCGCCGAAGAGCACCTCGACTGGGGCTATTCGATGTATTCGGCGCGCTATGGCAACATCTATACCTCGCGCCAGCTGGTCCAGCTGATCGACCGGGCCGAGGGGCGGTTTTCACCGGTCGAGGATTGGTGGGAAAAGGACGGCGGCATCGTCGATCCCTTCCGCCCGACCATCGAACCCGAGCCCTTCGGCTCGGTCGACGAGATGCGCGCGCTGCGCAAAGAGCATCTCGAGGCCGTGTCCGAGGTTTTCACCACCGCCGATGTGCTGGTGTTCACCATGGGCCTGACCGAAGCGTGGCTGTCAAAGCGCGACGGTGCCTGCTACCCTTTGTGCCCGGGCACCGCGGGCGGCACCTATGACGACAGCCTGCACCGGCTGCAAAATCTCGGCTCGGCCGAGGTTCGCGCCGATATGGAAGAGTTTCTGGCCAAGGTGCGCGCGATCAATCCCAAGCTGGAAATCCTGCTGACGGTGTCGCCGGTGTCGATGATGGCGACGGCAACGCCGCGGCAGGTGTCGGTGGCGACGGTCTACACAAAATCCGTCCTGCGTGCCGTGGCCGGGGAATTGTTCGATGCGCATGAAAGCATCGACTACTTTCCCTCGTATGACATGGTTACCGGCCCCGCCGCCCGGGGCAGTTTCTATAAGCCCGGCATGCGCGAAGTCACCGCCGAAGGCGTCGACTATGTCATGCGCCATTTTCTGGCCGAGCATGTGCCGGGCGAGAAACCCGCGCTCGCCCTGCCGCTGCCCGCCGCCGATCCTGCGGCGGCACAACCGCCTGCCGACGCACCACGACCGGCCCCGCGGCGGGCACCACCAAGCGGTGCCGCGCCTCAGGTGAGCGACGAAGACATCAAATGCGATGAGGAACTGCTCAATGCCTTTGGTCGTCAGAACGGTGCCTGA